TTGCGATCGTTGGGTTTTCacttggttttttgttttttgtggagGTAGCAAAGCAGCTGTCAAGTTCTGCTCAAACAGAGGggctctattttattttatgatttcattatatttcgttatattttattatattttactaTTTCATATGTAttaattgatttatttattttattgatttatttaatattattttatttcatttcatttcatttcactgtatttaaattttaatttacaaagaaaGTACTTTCTGAACAAAACCATGGCCTCTTTCAGCTTCCGCCGCGTGCCCACGGTGGCACGGAGTCCTCCTGAAGCTGAGTGGATTGAGCCacgtggtgctgctggtgctgctggcagtgctcagCGTGCAGGGTGAGTAAAACCCAAGCGACCACAAGggaaattgttcttttttttttttttttcccccaagggGAGGTCAGGGTTTTATCCCAGCAACCATCTCCATTTGGATGGGGACAATTTTGCCCCATGCGGATGCCACGGGACGCATCCAACAAGAGTAAATCCCCTCTGAAATCgaaccaacaaacaaaaaccacaaaaaaaaaggcttttaaagcAAGGGTGGAGGACACAAGCAACATTTTTATGCTATTGAAGAAGTTGGGTGCAATCATGACCAAAAAAGGAGGTTGCACAATAGCTTGGGGAACCCAACTCAGCCCTGCTCGGTTTTCACAGCGTTGCCTCAAAACACCCTCAATCTCACCCCCAAATTTTTGCCTCCAAGTTTTTCAGAAGGCACCGATGCCTCCAAGCGCTCCGCAGAACAAGAGCGAGGCcgggggaaggagcaggatgGAGGCGTGCGTGATTCCCTCCCTGCTGCGCTACGTCTGCCGCTGGAACGGCTCCGCAGGTAACCCCttccccgggggggtccccggggtgggATGGGTGCCCCCGGGGTGCTACGAGCCTGGCTTGGTGTTGATGATCATGGCGAGGAAGAGCTCGTTTTGCTGATCATCTCCAGCCTCCATGGGCCTCCTGGAGGAGAAGACACCTCTCCGCCTTCACCGAGCTTGCCCCACCATGGTCCTCCTCGTGGTGGATGAGTGGGAAAAGTGGGCAGGAAGAATAGAgagcccccctccccggtgccTCTTGGCTTGGTTGAGCGAGACCTCGAGCACTTTTTAGGGTTTCTCACAGCTCCGTCTCCTCTCCAGGCCACGGGGGCTGCAAGCTGTGCCCCCAGTCTCGGCAGCTTTTTGGGGACCAGTGCTACCAGCTTTCCAAGTCGAGTGGGACTTGGATGCAAGGCAAAAAAGACTGCGAAAGTTGGGGGTCCCATCTGGCCGTGCTCCGAAACACCGCCGATATGGTATGTGCAGAGTGGAGAAGGCTTGAAAAGGACCCAAAAGTCCTTGGTTTTGGTGGGTAGAGGGGCAAAAACTGCCCCAGAGCTCCAAGCCACCTCGTGCTAAGGGGTGGGAATGGGGCTGAATTGCCACCTAAAGGGCTTTGGAGGCCCCTTCCCACCTTTGGcatgggaggaaggagggacaCGGAGCTCGGGGGGAGCCTTTGGTGTCTCAGGCTCTGAATTTAAGCTCTTTCCACCCACTGAGCGAGGCAGCACTCAAGGCACGGGTGGTGTTTAGGGCCCGTCTCTTTGAGGATGAACCAAATGGGTTCAAAAAGCCGGCTTGGCACCCCACCGAGCCTCTTGCTGAAGGCCCCCGGAAGCCACCGCTCCTCTCCCATTTCCCAGGAGCACTTAAATGAGAGGATCCAGCAGGACAGCAAGGAGAAGCTAACGGTGTGGATCGGATTAAAGGCATCCAACTACAGATGGAAATGGGTGGACAACTCCTCCTTCGACGCCACCACGTGAGTACAGCTGCAACGCTCGGTGTGTGGAGCAGTTTTGCTCCATTTCAGCCCCAAGATCTCCAATATTTGGTGTCCGCAACAGCCTTGTAATCCCCCAGCAAGGCTTTTTGTAGCCCAAAGGTTGGCTGTACGGAGGACTCTAACCCAACATCTCATCACACCTATGCAGCCAACGTGGTTTCAATGCCCTGGGCATGCTCCAGTGGACGAAGGAGCCAGATGTTAGTGCAAGCACAGCAATGTGCACGCGCATCTGGGCAAGCCCGCAGCAAGAAGCCACCTGGAGCCCAGTGAGGCAGGCTGGGGGAGAAGCTCCCATTGCCCCCTCtccaaagaggaaaaggagctgCTTTTGGGTGCTGATGGTTTTGGTTTGCAGGTTCAGTTCCCTTCCGAGTGTGGAGAACGGCTGCGCGACCTTCAGAGACAAGAGGCTGGATTACGATGGCTGTGAAAGCGACCACAAGTGGGTTTGCCAGACAGAACCTTTCCATCTCCTTTTAAAGACTGCAGGAGACGGAGAGCTGTGCGGTGCCTGCCCCGAAAAGCCCAGCCTGCAGGATGCTTGCTGCTAATATTTGGGGTGAAGCCAACCCTCCTCGTTACGGCTCTGCGAGGAATTTCAGGGTTTGAACCCAACCAAGCACAGCCGAGAGTATCAGTGTAGGCTCTGGTGTAATTAGCTTCCAATTTCACAGAAGCACAATTTATGTTTtgtaattaaaggaaaatattttttattaaaaaatccaTCCAAATATGTACATCCAGACTGTATCTGTTCCAGTCTTACCTTGTCCTCCTTCCAATAGGCAGTGTATAGTAAAAAAATAGCATAACTCCATAGCAAATCAGATTCGCAGGTTTATTGTGTATTATtataaaaatgccttttgcaagtgtagaaaaatataaaacaattttctgctGTACAATCAGAGTGTTGTACAAACAGGAGTGTTGCTGACCtgagtagaatcatagaatagaatcatagaatatacCTTACTCTGCAGGCcctgcacaggtctacccaaaaattcagacaatatgactaagagcacagtaCAAGCGCTTCTTAAACCCCCACAGGCTTGGTAGAGTAGAGCGGGACTGACCAGCGATGCggtgcttgatgcaccccagggtatggttgcccctcctggctgccagggcaccctgctggctcatgtttagCTTGCTGTCAACTAAAACACCCAGATCCCTCTTGTGGCTGGACACTACATATGATTGACTGAGCCTGCAAGAATCTGAGCAGAAAGCAAACTCAGCAATACTGTTGCAgtaaaaagcagatttaagtAAGTTTTTACCAATGTTTGTGCTATTTTATCTTGCGGCACTGGCACAAGCTTTATGTTTATGGAATCTTTTATTCGGGGTAAATCTTTTGCCTCCACTCAACGTAGTTGTTGGGTCGGCTGCAGATCCAGTATTTCTCCGTGTGGCAGAGGGCTGAGCTGATCTTCTCCTGGTTTAGGTACGCACAAGGGCCACCTCCCCGCACCACAAACCTGCAATGCAGACACTCAAGAGTGAGCAGAAGGGAGGAAAGTAGGAAAATTATCCTAAAACCTGGAAGAAAAGCTGGGATTTCCTTGCCTGGGAAGGTCAGAATGGGCAGTGCTCAATATTTAATAGGGGTTCAGAGCACAGCATCCTCGGTCCGCCCCAAGCTTCCCGTGGTAAACCAGGGCTGCGGTGACAGGAGAAGGTCCCTGTCCCAAAAGAGGTCATCCCAGATCCTATAAGAACTCCTACCCTAATTGCCGACCCAAAGCACCCAACCCCAACAGGCGGAGGGACTGACCCATTGTTGAAGGCTGTGCCGTTGGTCCACCTCCACTGGCCGTCGCCTTCCTCGTGCAGCCCGAACCAGGAGTTTGCTTGGCCCTTGTAGCGCACGATGAAATCCTTTagagcaaaaaaaacaaatgggtTTTAGGTGATCCCATCTTCCCCAAACACAACTCAGCCAGGTTCCACCTCCAGGCTGCAGAGCACCTTGCAATAGGAAGGTGATTTCATTTGAGAGATGTGAATATTCTACAATTTCACGGAAAAAGGAAGCTCCTTGAGGGCAAAGCTCAGGACAGCACCCAGCTGGACGTAGGGAGGGAGTTTTGGAGAAAATAATGTGATATTGCTCATCCCCCAGCCCGGGCTGTTGCTTTTGCCAGGGCATCTTCTCCTGGCTTTGTCAGTGGGTgaaatttggggaaaatgggTTTTTGGTCTGGTCCCACACATTTTCCACACCAGAGCTGGCGTGGGGGCTTGTGCCCAGTTCTCACCAGTTCGTCCAGGCTGTCTATGGAGGTCAGGGAGGCTTCCAAGGCCTTGCATTTTTCCAAGCTGGTGTTccagttgcttttattttctgagaaatagTAGCACTTGCCTTGGAAGCCTATCCACGTGTCTGGGCACACGTGGGAGAATTGGGGATGTGATGAGCGAGACTGCAGCTGCACAactgcaaaaggagaaaaacaagcagatgAGATGCATGGACAgccacaataaaaaaaaaaatgcatttttttaattatatgtatTCCCCTCCAGCAAATGTAGGGGGGTTGGGATGTGCCAAGATGGGGCACCCCCTTGGAAAGGTTGAGTAGAGCCTGGAGAAAAGGGGGACAAAAGGGGGTGCCCCATGAAGCAGGCTCAGTGCTATGCTTGGGGGGCTTCTCATCCTGCTGGGAAAGCCCTGGAATTCCCCACTCCACCCCCAGAACAGGTCCCTGGCCCATCTCCCTGCCATGGGGATGCTCCGGTGGGACTCACCAATCAAGGCCACCAGCAGAACGACGACAAGGACACTCAGCACCACACACAGTGGAGCGAGAAGCCTTTGTACATGACGGCATTTCCTTCCCATCCCATGGGGGCTGGAGTCTGGTGGAGAAGAGAGCAGGAGATGTGGGCTGGGTCTTTCCACTCCCCCCATTTGCCCTCTTTCTGCTGAATCCACGGTTGATCCTATAGCCCTCCCCCTTGGGATAGGAGCTCCCTTTGTTGGTTCCTCGTGGCAAGAGTAGGTTTTGGCAAGGCTTGGAGCTGCTGCGTGGCCTCTGAAGGCACCTGCACTTGTTTGAGGTCCTCCAGATGGATTTAGAGGTGGCTGCATGGTAAAATTCAGAGCCTGTCCTCACCCACCCAAAAACCCTGACCGGTGCCCATCCCACCAGTGCCCCACCGGAGCCAGATCTCACTTTCCCCCAGCATTACCGCATTTGTATcgtttttcctcatctcttggAGGGTTCAGCACTTCTTCTTGGTTGGGATGAGTATTTTCACAGGCTCCTTTCCCCATGGCAGTCAAGAAAGTGTCAGGTCTCACTGATCACATCCGCCCATCCTGTCGTGATGCCACAACTGCCGGAGCTCGCTGTGATAGCAAGGAGAGGGTTGAGTGCTGGGGGGCCAGCAAAGCCCCCCTGGTGTGGGGAGTTCTGGTGAcctggggggatatggggaaaACGTGGGTGGGGAGAGGGCTTGTGGTCTgttggagggaaggggggacggggggacggggggacggggggacggggggacggggggacggggggacggggggacggggggacggggggacggggggacggggggacggggggacggggggacggggggacggggggacgggggacggggggacggggggacggggggacggggggacggggggacggggggacggggggacggggggacgggggacggggggacggggagacggggggacggggagacgacgggggacggggggacggggagacggggggacggggagacggggggacggggagacggggggacgggggagacggggggacggggagacggggggacggggagacggggggacggggagacggggggacggggagacggggggacggggagacgggggacggggagacggaaggacggggagacggaaggacggggagacggaaggacggggagacggaaggacggggagacggaaggacggggagacggaaggacggggagacggaaggacggggagacggaaggacggggagacggaaggacggggagacggaaggacggggagacggaaggacggggagacggaaggacggggagacggaaggacggggagacggaaggacggggagacggaaggacggggagacggaaggacggggagacggaaggacggggagacggaaggacggggagacggaaggacggggagacggaaggacggggagacggaaggacggggagacggaaggacggggagacggaaggacggggagacggaaggacggggagacggaaggacggggagacggaaggacggggagacggaaggacggggagacggaaggacggggagacggaaggacggggagacggaaggacggggagacggaaggacggggagacggaaggacggggagacggaaggacggggagacggaaggacggggagacggaaggacggggagacggaaggacggggagacggaaggacggggagacggaaggacggggagacggaaggacggggagacggaaggacggggagacggaaggacggggagacggaaggacggggagacggaaggacggggagacggaaggacggggagacggaaggacggggagacggaaggacggggagacggaaggacggggagacggaaggacggggagacggaaggacggggagacggaaggacggggagacggaaggacggggagacggaaggacggggagacggaaggacggggagacggaaggacggggagacggaaggacggggagacggaaggacggggagacggaaggacggggagacggaaggacggggagacggaaggacggggagacggaaggacggggagacggaaggacggggagacggaaggacggggagacggaaggacggggagacggaaggacggggagacggaaggacggggagacggaaggacggggagacggaaggacggggagacggaaggacggggagacggaaggacggggagacggaaggacggggagacggaaggacggggagacggaaggacggggagacggaaggacggggagacggaaggacggggagacggaaggacggggagacggaaggacggggagacggaaggacggggagacggaaggacggggagacggaaggacggggagacggaaggacggggagacggaaggacggggagacggaaggacggggagacggaaggacggggagacggaaggacggggagacggaaggacggggagacggaaggacggggagacggaaggacggggagacggaaggacggggagacggaaggacggggagacggaaggacggggagacggaaggacggggagacggaaggacggggagacggaaggacggggagacggaaggacggggagacggaaggacggggagacggaaggacggggagacggaaggacggggagacggaaggacggggagacggaaggacggggagacggaaggacggggagacggaaggacggggagacggaaggacggggagacggaagacggaggacggggagacggaggacggggagacggaaggacggggagacggaaggacggggagacggaaggacggggagacggaaggacggggagacggaaggacggggagacggaaggacggagacggaaggacggggagacggaaggacggggagacggaaggacggggagacggaaggacggggagacggaaggacggggagacggaaggacggggagacggaaggacggggagacggaaggacggggagacggaaggacggggagacggaaggacggggagacggaaggacggggagacggaaggacggggagacggaaggacggggagacggaaggacggggagacggaaggacggggagacggaaggacggggagacggaaggacggggagacggaaggacggggagacggaaggacggggagacggaaggacggggagacggaaggacggggagacggaaggacggggagacggaaggacggggagacggaaggacggggagacggaaggacggggagacggaaggacggggagacggaaggacggggagacggaaggacggggagacggaaggacggggagacggaaggacggggagacggaaggacggggagacggaaggacggggagacggaaggacggggagacggaaggacggggagacggaaggacggggagacggaaggacggggagacggaaggacggggagacggaaggacggggagacggaaggacggggagacggaaggacggggagacggaaggacggggagacggaaggacggggagacggaaggacggggagacggaaggacggggagacggaaggacggggagacggaaggacggggagacggaaggacggggagacggaaggacggggagacggaaggacggggagacggaaggacggggagacggaaggacggggagacggaaggacggggagacggaaggacggggagacggaaggacggggagacggaaggacggggagacggaaggacggggagacggaaggacggggagacggaaggacggggagacggaaggacggggagacggaaggacggggagacggaaaggacggggagacggaaggacggggagacggaaggacggggagacggaaggacggggagacggaaggacggggagacggaaggacggggagacggaaggacggggagacggaaggacggggagacggaaggacggggagacggaaggacggggagacggaaggacggggagacggaaggacggggagacggaaggacggggagacggaaggacggggagacggaaggacggggagacggaaggacggggagacggaaggacggggagacggaaggacggggagacggaaggacggggagacggaaggacggggagacggaaggacggggagacggaaggacggggagacggaaggacggggagacggaaggacggggagacggaaggacggggagacggaaggacggggagacggaaggacggggagacggaaggacggggagacggaaggacggggagacggaaggacggggagacggaaggacggggagacggaaggacggggagacggaaggacggggagacggaaggacggggagacggaaggacggggagacggaaggacggggagacggaaggacggggagacggaaggacggggagacggaaggacggggagacggaaggacggggagacggaaggacggggagacggaaggacggggagacggaaggacggggagacggaaggacggggagacggaaggacggggagacggaaggacggggagacggaaggacggggagacggaaggacggggagacggaaggacggggagacggaaggacggggagacggaaggacggggagacggaaggacggggagacggaaggacggggagacggaaggacggggagacggaaggacggggagacggaaggacggggagacggaaggacggggagacggaaggacggggagacggaaggacggggagacggaaggacggggagacggaaggacggggagacggaaggacggggagacggaaggacggggagacggaaggacggggagacggaaggacggggagacggaaggacggggagacggaaggacggggagacggaaggacggggagacggaaggacggggagacggaaggacggggagacggaaggacggggagacggaaggacggggagacggaaggacggggagacggaaggacggggagacggaaggacggggagacggaaggacggggagacggaaggacggggagacggaaggacggggagacggaaggacggggagacggaaggacggggagacggaaggacggggagacggaaggacggggagacggaaggacggggagacggaaggacggggagacggaaggacggggagacggaaggacggggagacggaaggacggggagacggaaggacggggag
The DNA window shown above is from Anser cygnoides isolate HZ-2024a breed goose chromosome 35, Taihu_goose_T2T_genome, whole genome shotgun sequence and carries:
- the LOC136788375 gene encoding killer cell lectin-like receptor subfamily B member 1B allele B, whose translation is MEDEDGYMALDRRCKRGAAERPGPLRDAASAACPRWHGVLLKLSGLSHVVLLVLLAVLSVQVFQKAPMPPSAPQNKSEAGGRSRMEACVIPSLLRYVCRWNGSAGHGGCKLCPQSRQLFGDQCYQLSKSSGTWMQGKKDCESWGSHLAVLRNTADMEHLNERIQQDSKEKLTVWIGLKASNYRWKWVDNSSFDATTFSSLPSVENGCATFRDKRLDYDGCESDHKWVCQTEPFHLLLKTAGDGELCGACPEKPSLQDACC
- the LOC125181876 gene encoding C-type lectin domain family 2 member B-like isoform X2, yielding MGKGACENTHPNQEEVLNPPRDEEKRYKCDSSPHGMGRKCRHVQRLLAPLCVVLSVLVVVLLVALIVVQLQSRSSHPQFSHVCPDTWIGFQGKCYYFSENKSNWNTSLEKCKALEASLTSIDSLDELAFIKHYRGQANHWFGLHKEGDGQWRWTNGTAFNTWFEMWGGGDCAYLNQEKISSALCHTEKYWICSRPNNYVLWRQKIYPK
- the LOC125181876 gene encoding C-type lectin domain family 2 member B-like isoform X4 — encoded protein: MGKGACENTHPNQEEVLNPPRDEEKRYKCDSSPHGMGRKCRHVQRLLAPLCVVLSVLVVVLLVALIVVQLQSRSSHPQFSHVCPDTWIGFQGKCYYFSENKSNWNTSLEKCKALEASLTSIDSLDELDFIVRYKGQANSWFGLHEEGDGQWRWTNGTAFNNGFVVRGGGPCAYLNQEKISSALCHTEKYWICSRPNNYVEWRQKIYPE